A region of the Littorina saxatilis isolate snail1 linkage group LG12, US_GU_Lsax_2.0, whole genome shotgun sequence genome:
aaacattctccGAGGTATTTTTTGAGGGGTTAAGGTCAAAATCGGGAAATGACGACCTGACTATTAGGTCTAAACGCTGaaataaacgctgaaaacactggagaagataaggaagagttactgggaatggatccagagaaaaaccaaaatcggttcagcgctgtgcgctgagagcacgtgttgaaatatctcatcgaccaggttgtgtccggggtgtacctgaatatggccaccaaatttgaaagagagctatcgagaactttggccgtgcatcgcggacacacacacacacacacacacacacacacacacacacacacacacacacacacacacacacacacacacacacacacacacacacacacaaaagtcgtatgtatatatatagatgagaACTGAAAATGATGACTCAGCATCTGCGTGAGTTTAACCGGCATTAAAAGCGCGTGTGCGAaaacagaaatcacaaaatgaaatatGATATTTGTAGTCAGTTTATTTGCTCTGATCTAAGTCATCAAGGTGTATATCTAACACAGCGTATTCAAACAACAGTTCGTTCCGTCGATCTTTCTAAATCCCCAAATCAAGCTCGAAAGGTTGAGCTCTGCAATTATCAAATGACTCTCCCAAATcttcgtcaagttttgacatggcATCGATATCCAGAGACCGCAGAGGCAAAGTATGACATCAACGGCATGACTGCTAATAACAGACATCCCCGCCggtcttttttgtgtgaaaatttACGAGTGACCAAACTGAGAAAAAAGTGATTGCAACTAGAAAACTGACCTGAACTGAATGACAAAGAAGATGAATGATAGTGAGTGAAGATATGGTCAATCGTGAACGAGTTGGTAAACtcggtgtgtttgttctgttgcAGAGTTTGACTTGGACCTTTTGGATCGGGAGTTGGACAAGATCGGAGGCACTGTGAGTAACTGCCCTTGTTTCACTGTTGTGTGTCACATGCCTCAAACAGttcgtctgtatgtctgtgtctgttgttcttcctttctttcatttttttttggtttaagCCTTTTAATGCATCAGGTTAGTTTATGGATttttgtttgcctgtctgtccgtccgtgcGTCCGCCCGTCCGTCCATTCTATCTGTGTGAATATGTGACTCTGCCATTATGTCTTTATCTCtggctctgtatctgtctgttttcccctctttgtgtctgtctgtctgtctgtctttccctgtgtgtgtgtatgtgtgtgtgtgtgtgtgtgtgtgtgtgtgtgtgtgtgtgtgtgtgtgtgtgtgtgtgtgtggccgttTGCActcgtgcgttcgtgtgtgcatgcgtgtctaACTCTGAAAGAAAAATACAAAGAACAGGTTGCGCGGAGATAGAGGGGTTAAAACCAATACCATGTCAAACAAAACGCAGTTCGCTCCACGCAGAACGATGTGCTGATCACGGACAGTGGCAGATAAAGGAAACACGTGCATCCCGCCAGACCTCTACGCGTGAACCCTTTTTTCGTCCCACCACCATATCCTTCACTAGATCATTTTGACACAAATTCACATCACAGCTTTTCTGGCAGTGTAAATGACAGAAGAGATCGTCATTATTTCGCCATCAGTGCTACTTTTCGCGCACATCCGCCAAGGAGAGAGGGAAAAGGGGAACAAGTATTTctcggtctgtgtgtgtgtgtgtgaaacggACACACCTTTTCTCCATTTGCTGCTCTTTCTTCTTGTGCTTGGTCTGTAGGGGGGTTCTTTCTTTATCTTCTTTCCCCATGTGAGTTTATGTTTCCGTCCCCCACTTTTTCGAGTTGTGTTCTTTGTGATTGCTCCTTCACTCTCTCTGTTCTTGCTCTAGctcactgtctgtctcactgtctgtctcactgtctgtctcactgCCTGTCTCACTGCCTGTCTCACTTTCTCCCCATCTCTCCCCTGTCTGTTGTGCACTCTTTCTTTCAGTTTGTGGTaccctctttctcctcctcttctgtcggtccgtttgtctgtctgtctatctgtctgtctgtctgtctttctttctctctctctctctctctctctctctcttcccccgaGCTAtctctggtctgtctgtctgtctttctttctctctctctctctctctctctctctctctctctctctctctctctctctctctctctctctctctctctctcttcccccgaGCTATCTCtggtctgtctatctgtctttctttctctctcgctctctctctctctctctctctctgtctgtctctctgtctctctgtctctctctctccccgagCTAtctctggtctgtctgtctgtctttctttctctctctctctctgtctgtctctctgtctctctgtctctctctctccccgagCTAtctctggtctgtctgtctgtctttctttctctctctctctctctctctctctctctctctctctctctctctctctctctctctcccccgagCTAtctctggtctgtctgtctgtctttctttctctctctctctctctctcctctctctctctctctctctctctctctctctctctctctccccgagCTAtctctggtctgtctgtctgtctttctttctctctctctctctctctctctctctctctccccgagCTAtctctggtctgtctgtctgtctttctttctctctctctctctctctctctctctctctctctctctctctctcttcccccgaGCTATCtctggtctgtctgtccctctctgtgtctttcgcaccccccacccccaaacaaacccccccacacacacacacagttcgtctctctgtgtctctgtctctctgtctctgtttctccgggatgtctctatctctccctctgtttctgtttctgtctctgtctgtctggctgtctggctggctgtctggctgtttcTCTTTCGGTCTCTCTCCCTGGATCTTGGCCGTTTGTCTTATGCTATATTTTGGGTTTTGTGAAATATTATACTTGCTGCGCTTGCTTTGAGTTTAGTGAAGATTGGAGCTTTAGGAGTGAAAGAGAGGGGTTTGGAGAAAACTATTCGAAAGGAGGAAGAAACCCCAAAACAGGGGGAAGGAATGcaaatggggggagggggaggggggggggggggcagcggACGTGTCGAATTTTTTCACCCCCAAAACAGTGTCATTAGATAGCTGTCTCACAGAGCAGAACAAGATGGATGAGAGAACCCCCCGTTCACAAAATCTTGCTTTTGCCAAAAGGAAATTGCCAACTTTTTCCCTCGCTGCTTTCACCCCTCTTTCACCCTTTATTTTTCATCAACTCCTTTTGCTCTCAGCTCAGCCGAGCGCAGGAACTAATGTTCTCAACTTTCCAACCTCTAACTACTTTTCTCGTTCTGTTATTTACTTATCGCCGCCAGGGAGGCTTCTGTCTTTTTAGAGCTCTGCGTTGTGAGTTTCTATGCGCGTATGCCTCCTAACAGCGTCTAAGACCCGCTCACAATAGAGGACTACTTCGGAAGTCTCCGACACTCTTATCGTGcatatctgtctctctggctctttgcgtggcttcttcttcttcttcttctgcgttcgtgggctgaaactcccacgtacactcgtgttttttgcacgagtggaattttacgtgtatgaccgtttttttccccgccatttaggcagccatacgccgttttcggaggaatcTTTGCGTGGCAATAATTGCCACCAACCTCTCCCCGAGTTACATTATTCTGTCTTCATcgtgtctctctatctttttctgtctcttctatcccaatttctctctctctctctctctctcctctctctcctctctctcctctctctctctctctctctctctctctctctctctctctctctctctctctctctgtgtgttggtcGTTCTACCTTTCACAATAGGTTGGAAGACAAGCTATGCATTAATTGTTGAAAATTAggatcagtcagtcagtctctctctctcactctttctctctttcctgtTCCTACTTCCACcccagcacccccccccccccccccagcccatCAAGTTGTGTCCCGatttaccccctccccccccccccttccaaccTCCACTATCGAGAAGCGGTGAGGGNNNNNNNNNNNNNNNNNNNNNNNNNNNNNNNNNNNNNNNNNNNNNNNNNNNNNNNNNNNNNNNNNNNNNNNNNNNNNNNNNNNNNNNNNNNNNNNNNNNNNNNNNNNNNNNNNNNNNNNNNNNNNNNNNNNNNNNNNNNNNNNNNNNNNNNNNNNNNNNNNNNNNNNNNNNNNNNNNNNNNNNNNNNNNNNNNNNNNNNNTAATCTTCTAACCTGTTTGTGATGACCAACTCTGCTTTCTGGATCAGAGTCTGGTCTAAGACCACAGAGGCGAGCTGTTTCACTAGGGCACGGTCTTCCTGAGGATCAAGCCAGGCCTCCCATCCTCCTTTCCCCGCCCAGGTCTTCATGGTCGCAGCACCAGGCACCAGCATCCCAAGAATGTATGTTGCAAACATGTTGCAAAACTCCTCGCCACATACCCTGGAATGGAACAGACACATTCAGAAAACTATACATGCCTGATTTTTTTCAAACTATTGAAATTAGTGCATAATTGTGATTGACGTGCTATTATTATTTGTAAATGAAACCGTacaaataaccaaacaagacaatGACCAAACAGGTTACCATGAACTTTGTCTTGGTGTCAGCCTTCTGGCAGCAGAACCAAAAGTGGTTCACTATCGAAGGGATCCACTTTTGCAGCTTGCGACCTTTACTGCCTGCAGCAATCTAAGAAGAAAATGCAAATGTAAAATGtaaagatacacacacaaacaaaccaaagaAAACATGAGAAAACCAATAAAGCATTCACAATATTTCAAAATTGTATCAAACTATaacacaattacaacatacgTACCTTGGCTAGCTTCTTGCCAATATTTTTGGCAACATGCCACACATCAAGGGAATGTTTTTTTTCCGATCGCctctttttgacaaaacaaagaacaaaatatATTCATTTGCAATATCAAATATTTGGTGCATacatttttaaaatgtttgctaAAATGACCAGCCCAAATTAAATGAAAAGGGCTTAGCAATGCACACATAATACAATGAACAACAGCTGCTAAAGAGACAATAATGGTGACACACTCTAAACTGTATCCCCAAAGTGGGCAAGAGGTATATTATCTTGAAATTAAGCATTCTAACTCACTGCACTGTCCATCCAGATGGGACTGATGTATGTATAGATAATAAATGTTGCATAATAAATTACCGCTAACATATAATTGACtgttaatcacacacacacacacaaaggggggAAAAGAGGAAACAGAACATACTCATATCTGCAGCTATTCCCACATGGGCATCAGTGACGACCTCATCAACAGTGGTGTCCACCCGTTCACCTTCAAGCACTACCTCATCCAGTGCCCTCTTAAATCCAACCCTTTCCATGTTCGTGGATTTTCGCTGTGTTTCCCGTTTGTCCACACACTGGACAGAGAGAATCTTTGTGGTCTCAGCCTCCATAAGAGTGTAGCTGCAGTACTGTGCGCAATGACCTATTTGAAAATTCAATGCACCATTAAAAAGTAACCATTTATGATGAAACCTGCAAACAATATTCTCTGACCGGACATCAAAATTGCAAGGCTTTTCTAAGCTCAGTTGTTTGTTAACATGGTTACGAGAACACAGGCAAGCCAATTACTCAAGCGCCTAGACTATATCATTCTACATGATGGTAAATAGCACATTCTAATATTCCAATGACTATGTAAAATTGGGGACATGGTATATATTgggtcattgaataatgcaggtCTGCAATAATCGTACTGACCTGGTGAATCATTGCGTCCAtctcctgcacacacacacacacaaaaatggaatgacataacaaaataaatgttcaatAAAAAGTGCTCTGCCGTCACTTGACAACAGGAAGTCAATTTCAGTGGGTTACATGAAAATGTAACTTTTTCTTTCAGTCTATTTCTCAAAAGCAAGCACGCCTTGATACAATGTCCAAAATTGAATATTATGTCCTGCATCAcatcatgttttgcttttgagaAATAAAATAGAAAATATAAAGTTGATTTTAGACATTCATTTCAATATTATTGTGgggttgggggggtggggggtggggttgggttaAGTCTACAGCATTGGATACATTATATTTCTGAAATGGCACAACAGTGACAAAGGGGTCAAACATAAAtcacaaaagaacaacaaacacTCACCCAGAACAACCAAATTTTGCTCTGCCAATGAGTCGAAGATGGCTCGTTGGTGGTCCTTCCATGTGTCCTTCACAGCCTTTATGATAAATGGAAAACAAAGTTATATATCTATATTCTTGTGAGTTGGGACAGTCACTGAGGGACACACAAAGCAAGAATTTTGCCTCACAGACTAGACTATGTCAACTGTtctagacaacaacaaaaaatgccaTACTTGTTACAAAACATCTGAATACATAACGAGAATGGGTTGCTTTTAGTTTCTAAACATCATTTGTAACTAGGGTGGCCGGTTGGTTCTGTGGTGAACACGATTCCCCAGGGATACAGCAACCCGGGTTCAAATCCCCGTTGGGCCGTGAGTAGGGCGCCTGTATAGTGCAACCTTTGCCGCGCTTTGAGTTTGCTAGAGATAAAGATAGagatcaataataataataataataataatggacatttatatagcgcgtTTCTAGACAATCTACTcatagcgctttacaatatttaAACAGGTAAAAACAAACATGCATAGATATTAACACAAACTGGCAGGCAAACATAAACAACACAACTATCAATATCCAAATTCCATTTTCTTTCCAttttatacacacacattataaattattttttaactGTTTTTTAATTACCTGCACCACATAATGTTTCTGGACAGCCTGGTGGAAGGTAGCACCAGGAAAGGGCAGGTTCAGCACCTTCGCCCACAACGCCAGCTTGGCATAATTATTTCCACTTAGGAGGATACATGTGCTGACTAGAAAATCACCACAGTGAATTTTGTTGGGCAGGGTGGGCTGGGCACACCATGTGTGGCTCACATGGCCTTtcacacattcctgaaattcACAGAtcagatttgaaaaaaacaaaaatgcaaatgaCTTTATAAAAATTcaatgtgtcactgtcagtaggATTACTAGgaacatatacatgtacaaacataATGAGTTGATGAAGCCTAAGTGCATTCTGAAATCTGAACCATCATGCCACATTTAGTGCTGTTAGACTTAGTAGTGTCCAAGATAAATTCAACATTTTAGTTTTTAACGAATGAACGGCCAGACGGACAGATGAAccaggtgagtacatagactgacttttgcttcgcatgtgagtaaaaaataaaatgttctcaCCCATCTGAGGTACAGTGCTGAGCCTGTGAAGCCCTCCTTCACGGCAGGAACATGCTCACACCCAGCAGTGGAGCATTTCCTGATGCTCACAGCAGCCAGTGCCTTTAGTTGGTGGACAAATGCTAGGCACAGTGTGCTGTTGCAAATGTCCTGGCACTGGTCTGCTGTGGCTATCCTGGTGATGCCTGGTCCTAACTCCACCTCCTCCGCAGTGTCAGCATCACCTGTCTCTTCGTCCTCCTGCTGGCCGTACGCCACCTCCTCAAAGGCCACCTCGTCTGCCTCCTTGGCATACTTTTCATCCCTGACACAtaggaataaataaaaaataataataacattcAGTGTGCAATACAGTCTGATGTAGATTAGACTTCCCTAGAAGAATGAAACCATTTTAATCATTTTACAACATAAATGTATAAATTCATGTATACATTACATACAAATGAAATAGATTAgaatttgttttattcttaCAAAAGCAACACATTAATAAGAAATGCAAAACATACACATCCATGGTGAGAAAAAAACTGGCGTCTTGAGATTCCAGCTCGATATCATCGACATCAAAGTCGCTGTCATCACCATCTAAATCACCATCACAGGTTAAATCACTGAATTCAACAGTGATGCTGCACAAGAGAGACATTGAAAACAAAGTTAGCAtcactcaaaataataatgtaaGTTGTCAActgacaaacaagaaaaaatgtgCCTGCAGTGCCAATCTATAATACTACTACATGTATCTCCGAAAACATAAAAAATCATCAAATGACCTTTATTATCAGAATATTctcattgtttgtgtgtgtgtcttgtttttcATCATTATTATTTTCACATGGTTCTTTACAAATTAGCTTTTTTAATAATACTACACTTACTTGAGAGGGTTGACAAAGGAGCGGTCAATGTTCTGCCTGTAAACATAAAAATGGTAATTATAATGTATTAAAACATGCAAACAAGAACTAGATGTACTGGGTAAATCAAAACACCCCTCAACAGTATCCAGTTTCTGTTGACATTACATTTCATTATCTTGAAAAAACAAGAAGTAATAATTGGTATAACTAAACCAGCAACCaactcaacaatcaacaatagtAGACACTAATGACTGCCGTCATTGTAAACTGAGGTAACCGGCTGGTGTTGATCTCTGGCCGACAGTTtgccaactcaactcaaatgcAGATAACAAACAATGACAAGCTTACCGTTTTGACCTCATCCCTTTCCCTTCTTTGGCAGGCTGATCAGTCCtataattgaaaaaaaaagttatttatAAATATGATTTGACTATTTAACACACCTTGAATCAATCGATAATGTGAACCCACTGGCACTTGTGGAGACGATTTAAAGTTTAGCATTTAGAACTTTGTAAATAGATAGCGGTTTTTGATTTAAACAAGACAGTTATTTGTGCAAGGGAGACAATATACAACCGGTGTAACCAGCCAACCAAAATCAACACTGCACCATGTTCAGTAAATGCACTCACTTTTCAATCTCAAGTTCTGGCTCCTCCTCGAATGGCTCCACACCTGATAAAGGTGTactgaaaaatgtcaaacaATCAACTCTGACCATCACCTGATTAAAATGTGTTTAAATGCATGAAACTAGCAAACTGACAAACTGAACAAAATCTGAAACCAATCTTcccaacatttcttttttaagtttttgtgaACCCCATTTACTGTCAATAAACGGTCTATGAGTATGAGTATCAATTTACaaagtacatatatatatttaccaCGGCTTGGACGAACTAGGGACAGAGGAGAGGTCGGGGGTGGTGCTGACTTTCGCTTGCTGCAGGAGCTGCCCTGGGGTGGAAGTTTTCTGCGGAGGCTGTTTAGCAAAGTCTGGTCTCTGCACAGCTCTGTTgaataagaacaaaaacaaaatccatgcACTTTGAAATAAATTCGGTTCCTACATTCACTACACCCAGCTGAGCAAATTGGTAAATGTATCAGAGCTCTGTGTAAAGCTGACTTTCACAATGTATCAATTGACACTGACCTGCTTTCAATATCCCAAGTAGAACATCCTGGTTGAGGGTCAGTCAATGCGGCCTCTTGAATCTGTTGATagctaaaagtaaaacataaaaataagtCAGAAGTCAATACAGCGCTAAttgactgaaaaaaaaaatgaaacgaATGTTCATCTATAATTATCAGTTTACAAAATACATTTACCACGGCTTGGACGAACTAGGGACAGAGGAGAGGTCGGGGGTGGTGCTGACTTTTGCTTGCTGCAGGAGCTGCCCTGGGGTGGAAGTTTTCTGCGGAGGCTGTTTAGCAAAGTCTGGTCTCTGCACAGCTCTGTTgaataagaacaaaaacaaaatccatgcACTTTGAAATAAATTCGGTTCCTACATTCACTACACCCAGCTGAGCAAATTGGTAAATGTACATCAGAGCTCTG
Encoded here:
- the LOC138982881 gene encoding uncharacterized protein isoform X3 yields the protein MFRTFTGNGFPLQTKMASQDVKDRLRSMPPKVCLPPTPPAVPVARVASTASAKKKKKKLREKLKVCLTSQFERWGALRGQVFAKTPHLLKPHNRSKADTELSRILMDAYERTQEAALTDPQPGCSTWDIESRAVQRPDFAKQPPQKTSTPGQLLQQAKVSTTPDLSSVPSSSKPCYQQIQEAALTDPQPGCSTWDIESRAVQRPDFAKQPPQKTSTPGQLLQQAKVSTTPDLSSVPSSSKPCTPLSGVEPFEEEPELEIEKTDQPAKEGKGMRSKRQNIDRSFVNPLNITVEFSDLTCDGDLDGDDSDFDVDDIELESQDASFFLTMDVDEKYAKEADEVAFEEVAYGQQEDEETGDADTAEEVELGPGITRIATADQCQDICNSTLCLAFVHQLKALAAVSIRKCSTAGCEHVPAVKEGFTGSALYLRWECVKGHVSHTWCAQPTLPNKIHCGDFLVSTCILLSGNNYAKLALWAKVLNLPFPGATFHQAVQKHYVVQAVKDTWKDHQRAIFDSLAEQNLVVLGDGRNDSPGHCAQYCSYTLMEAETTKILSVQCVDKRETQRKSTNMERVGFKRALDEVVLEGERVDTTVDEVVTDAHVGIAADMNCCRQ
- the LOC138982881 gene encoding uncharacterized protein isoform X2, with product MFRTFTGNGFPLQTKMASQDVKDRLRSMPPKVCLPPTPPAVPVARVASTASAKKKKKKLREKLKVCLTSQFERWGALRGQVFAKTPHLLKPHNRSKADTELSRILMDAYERTQEAALTDPQPGCSTWDIESRAVQRPDFAKQPPQKTSTPGQLLQQAKVSTTPDLSSVPSSSKPCYQQIQEAALTDPQPGCSTWDIESRAVQRPDFAKQPPQKTSTPGQLLQQAKVSTTPDLSSVPSSSKPCTPLSGVEPFEEEPELEIEKTDQPAKEGKGMRSKRQNIDRSFVNPLNITVEFSDLTCDGDLDGDDSDFDVDDIELESQDASFFLTMDVDEKYAKEADEVAFEEVAYGQQEDEETGDADTAEEVELGPGITRIATADQCQDICNSTLCLAFVHQLKALAAVSIRKCSTAGCEHVPAVKEGFTGSALYLRWECVKGHVSHTWCAQPTLPNKIHCGDFLVSTCILLSGNNYAKLALWAKVLNLPFPGATFHQAVQKHYVVQAVKDTWKDHQRAIFDSLAEQNLVVLGDGRNDSPGHCAQYCSYTLMEAETTKILSVQCVDKRETQRKSTNMERVGFKRALDEVVLEGERVDTTVDEVVTDAHVGIAADMKAIGKKTFP
- the LOC138982881 gene encoding uncharacterized protein isoform X1, giving the protein MFRTFTGNGFPLQTKMASQDVKDRLRSMPPKVCLPPTPPAVPVARVASTASAKKKKKKLREKLKVCLTSQFERWGALRGQVFAKTPHLLKPHNRSKADTELSRILMDAYERTQEAALTDPQPGCSTWDIESRAVQRPDFAKQPPQKTSTPGQLLQQAKVSTTPDLSSVPSSSKPCYQQIQEAALTDPQPGCSTWDIESRAVQRPDFAKQPPQKTSTPGQLLQQAKVSTTPDLSSVPSSSKPCTPLSGVEPFEEEPELEIEKTDQPAKEGKGMRSKRQNIDRSFVNPLNITVEFSDLTCDGDLDGDDSDFDVDDIELESQDASFFLTMDVDEKYAKEADEVAFEEVAYGQQEDEETGDADTAEEVELGPGITRIATADQCQDICNSTLCLAFVHQLKALAAVSIRKCSTAGCEHVPAVKEGFTGSALYLRWECVKGHVSHTWCAQPTLPNKIHCGDFLVSTCILLSGNNYAKLALWAKVLNLPFPGATFHQAVQKHYVVQAVKDTWKDHQRAIFDSLAEQNLVVLGDGRNDSPGHCAQYCSYTLMEAETTKILSVQCVDKRETQRKSTNMERVGFKRALDEVVLEGERVDTTVDEVVTDAHVGIAADMSMFCFLFSPLCVCVCD